Proteins from a genomic interval of Ralstonia wenshanensis:
- the hisG gene encoding ATP phosphoribosyltransferase — protein sequence MNAFQSASNQLTLALSKGRIFEETLPLLKAAGIEVTEDPETSRKLILPTSDPALRVIIVRASDVPTYVQYGAADFGVAGRDVLMEHGMAGLYAPIDLNIARCRMSVAVPKGFDYANAVRQGARLSVATKYLNTAREHFAKKGVHVDLIKLYGSMELGPLVGLADAIVDLVSTGGTLRANNLVEVEEIVQISSRLVVNQAALKLKRDRLAPILDAFERASATDARVGEAA from the coding sequence ATGAACGCATTCCAGTCCGCCTCCAACCAGCTCACGCTGGCGCTGTCCAAAGGGCGCATCTTTGAAGAGACGCTGCCGTTGCTGAAGGCTGCCGGCATCGAGGTGACCGAAGATCCGGAAACCTCGCGCAAGCTGATTCTGCCCACCTCTGACCCGGCGTTGCGCGTGATCATCGTGCGCGCTTCGGACGTGCCGACCTACGTGCAATACGGCGCGGCGGACTTCGGTGTGGCCGGCCGCGACGTGCTGATGGAGCACGGCATGGCGGGCCTGTATGCGCCCATCGATTTGAACATTGCCCGCTGCCGCATGTCGGTGGCGGTGCCCAAGGGCTTCGATTACGCCAACGCGGTGCGCCAGGGTGCGCGCCTGTCGGTGGCGACGAAGTATCTGAATACCGCGCGCGAGCACTTCGCCAAGAAGGGCGTGCACGTCGACCTGATCAAGCTGTATGGCTCGATGGAGCTGGGCCCGCTGGTGGGCCTGGCTGACGCCATCGTCGACCTGGTCAGCACGGGCGGCACGCTGCGCGCGAACAACCTCGTCGAGGTGGAAGAGATCGTGCAGATCTCGTCCCGACTCGTCGTCAACCAGGCTGCGCTGAAACTCAAGCGCGACCGGCTGGCGCCCATCCTCGACGCTTTCGAGCGCGCCTCTGCGACGGACGCGCGCGTTGGGGAAGCCGCATGA